One Nematostella vectensis chromosome 10, jaNemVect1.1, whole genome shotgun sequence genomic window carries:
- the LOC125573134 gene encoding solute carrier family 26 member 6-like has translation MDLAVLAGVILVALKGLLQQFKRLKELWIICKPDAVVWLVTWSGVVFLGIDTGLAIGIVVALLMVIIRSARPRYQILGQVPGTEIYRDIRQFPGAEEIPGIKIFRFESAVFYANAEYFRNALIQKIGMDPLVVNRHMMGSSQTLNKPSSPQNHEKADSSETVVTFRKKSGDDAVNILPENTVTPSIPNGDAQIENGTDLSDVEPEVKPGKIHTIIIDGSTFNFIDTQGVNTLIKLAKEFQRINVNFYLASCRHSIRDMLDKAHFTRDVGSHHLFISVHDAVIHALMPEQEVLSLASQASLENIDNAQPSLPRPLRSPTNLAYNSTERQKLLANSADQEVFKESSV, from the exons GTGGTCTGGCTAGTCACTTGGTCTGGGGTGGTATTCCTGGGTATTGATACTGGACTTGCAATTGGTATTGTTGTTGCTCTTCTCATGGTTATCATCAGATCTGCCAG GCCTCGTTATCAAATTCTAGGTCAAGTTCCTGGAACAGAAATATATCGTGACATCCGCCAGTTCCCTGGG GCAGAGGAAATTCCTGGAATCAAGATCTTTCGTTTTGAGTCAGCAGTATTTTATGCTAATGCTGAATACTTCCGTAATGCCCTCATCCAGAAGATTGGCATGGACCCGCTTGTCGTAAACCGCCATATGATGGGCTCAAGCCAGACTCTAAATAAACCATCCAGTCCTCAGAACCATGAGAAGGCAGATAGCAGTGAGACAGTTGTAACATTCCGCAAGAAGAGCGGTGATGATGCTGTTAACATATTACCTGAGAATACAGTGACACCTTCAATACCG AATGGTGATGctcaaatagaaaatggcacagATCTCTCAGACGTAGAGCCTGAAGTGAAACCAGGCAAAATCCACACCATTATTATTGACGGCAGCACCTTCAACTTCATAGACACACAGGGTGTCAACACCCTTATAAAG CTTGCCAAGGAATTTCAGAGAATCAATGTCAACTTCTACCTTGCAAGCTGTCGCC ATAGCATCCGTGACATGCTGGATAAAGCACACTTCACTCGTGATGTTGGAAGCCATCATTTGTTCATATCTGTCCATGATGCTGTTATTCATGCGCTCATGCCAGAGCAAGAAGTCCTG AGTCTCGCTTCACAAGCTAGCCTTGAAAATATTGACAATGCGCAACCATCATTACCACGGCCACTCAGATCACCCACCAACCTGGCTTACAACAGCACAGAG AGGCAAAAGCTTCTGGCAAATTCAGCAGACCAAGAAGTGTTCAAGGAAAGCTCGGTCTAG